The following proteins come from a genomic window of Pseudomonas sp. Z8(2022):
- a CDS encoding RluA family pseudouridine synthase: MPLSQIEILHQDAALLVINKPTLLLSVPGRADDNKDCLVTRLQENGYPEARIVHRLDWETSGIIALARDADSHRELSRQFHDRETEKAYTALCWGQPQADSGSIDLPLRYDPPTKPRHVVDHELGKHALTHWRIVERCGDWCRVELTPITGRSHQLRVHMLSIGHPLLGDRLYAHEKALAAHERLCLHASMLALTHPLTGERMRFECRAPF, encoded by the coding sequence ATGCCGCTAAGCCAGATCGAAATTCTCCACCAGGACGCCGCCCTGCTGGTGATCAACAAGCCCACCCTGCTGCTGTCGGTGCCGGGCCGTGCCGATGACAACAAGGATTGCCTGGTTACCCGTCTACAGGAGAACGGCTATCCCGAGGCGCGCATCGTTCATCGGCTGGACTGGGAAACCTCCGGCATTATCGCTCTGGCCCGCGATGCCGACAGCCACCGCGAGCTGTCGCGCCAGTTCCACGACCGCGAGACCGAGAAAGCCTACACCGCACTGTGCTGGGGCCAGCCGCAGGCCGACAGCGGCAGCATCGACCTGCCACTGCGCTATGACCCGCCGACCAAGCCACGCCACGTCGTCGACCATGAGCTGGGCAAGCACGCCCTGACCCACTGGCGCATCGTCGAGCGCTGCGGCGACTGGTGCCGGGTCGAACTCACGCCCATTACCGGCCGCTCGCACCAGTTGCGCGTGCATATGTTGTCCATCGGTCACCCGCTGCTGGGCGATCGCCTCTACGCCCACGAAAAGGCCCTGGCCGCCCATGAGCGCCTGTGCCTGCATGCCAGCATGCTCGCCCTGACCCATCCGCTAACCGGCGAGCGCATGCGCTTCGAGTGCCGGGCGCCATTCTGA